In Marinobacter salinisoli, the DNA window TGCGACGAATTAGAAACGTTCCTGACACAGGCAGACTGGTCTGCCATGGATTGGAAAGGCGCAGAAAAAATCCACCACACCGCCCGTCAGGAATGGAAGGCTGCCTGGCCAGTGGAGTTCCGGGACAACCGCGCGGTGCAGAAGCGCTTTGATGACCTGCTCAAGCGACTGGAAGCGCCGCTTGACCAAGAGCGTGAGAAGAACGAAGCCCAGAAAAAGGCTATTGTGGAAAAAGCCCAGGCTCTGATCGAGCAGGAACCGCTGCAGGACGCAATCAACCAGGCCAAAGATCTGCAGCAGGAATGGAAAACCATAGGCATCACGCGCCACCGGGAAGATCGCAAACTTTGGCAGGCATTCCGCCGCGCCTGCGACCAGATCTTTGACCGCCGGGACGCCCAGCGCAACGCCCACAAGGAAGCCATCAAGGCCGCCGATGAGGCCGCGACACAGGCGCTCGATGACATCGGCCGATGCAACGAGAGCAGTGCCCAGAGCAAGCTTTCAGACGGCTTGCAGCGCCTGAACACCTTGCTGAGCAGCGACGTTTCCAGCACCACCCGGGAAAAGCTGAAAGCCGAGGTTCAGCGCTTGAAGCAGGCCCTCGCCCGACAGGCGATGGGGGAAACCATCAGTCACTGGCAAGGGCTGGTCGCACAAAGTGCAGAGGCTAAACTCGATGAGTCAGCCGTGCCCGCTCACTGGCCCGAGCTGGCCCGCCACCTCAGCCATGCAGATTACAGCGAACTGGCAATCCGGGCCGAAATTCTGAGCGGCGTGGAATCTCCGGCCGAAGAGCAACAACGCCGAATGGAAATCCAGGTTCGTCGCCTGGCCGACGGCATGGGTGCATCCGAACCGTCTGGCAGCAAAATGGAAGAACTGGAAAAGCTGGTAGCCGGCTGGTGCGTCGACAATGCCAGCCAACAGCCGGATCAGTCACTCACCCAGCGCATGAGCAAGGCAATATCGGCACTGGCCGGCGACTGAACGATCAGCCCCAATCAACGCTGGTGATCGCGCACGAAATCCCTGGCCGTTTTTACAGCGGCCAGGGATTTTTCTTTCATTCCCTTGAGTTCGTCGTCCCCCAGATAAAACAGCATATCGATGGGGTGGCGATAGTAACGTGGCGGAAGACGGTTGAGCGCTACACACATGACATCGGCCAGATAGTCAGCGGTATCCGAGTCTTCCCGTGTGGCATCAATGGCATCCTGCACCAGCCGCTCGTAAAAATTATCGATGGCATCTCTGAGGGACATGAAAATGCTCCTCCCACATTCGTGCACGACCTCCCCTTACCATAGAACCACGCCCTAACCTTGTCACTGCGGCTGAGCAATTTCGCCAATCGGATTGGCAGGCACCGTCATTACACACGCTCGCTGCTAACCGCTATGGTAAGGCCATCACAACGAATCCGAACAACGATAATGAACTGAGGACAGCCAATGACCACCGAAGCTTATATCTTCGATGCCGTGCGGACCCCGCGGGGCCGAGGCAAGAAGGATGGTTCCCTGCACAGCGTCAAGCCCGTGACCTTACTGACCACGCTGCTGGATGCACTGAAAGCGCGCAACAACCTGGACACGGCACAGGTTGACGACATCGTCATGGGCTGTGTCACGGCCGTTGGCGATCAGGGCGCCGACATCGCCAAAACCGCTGCCCTGGCGGCAGACTGGGATGAGAAAGTGGCCGGTGTAACGCTGAATCGATTCTGCGCGTCGGGCCTGGAGGCGGTGAACCTGGCTGCCATGAAAGTGCGCTCTGGCTGGGAAGATCTGGTCGTCGCCGGAGGCGTTGAATCCATGTCCCGTGTTCCCATGGGATCGGACGGCGGCGCCTGGGCCATGGATCCGGAAACCAACCTCCATACAGGCTTCATGCCGCAAGGCATCGGCGCCGACCTGATTGCTACCATTGAAGGGTTTAGCCGCCGGGACGTCGATACCTTTGCCGTCCGCTCGCAACAAAAAGCCGCCCACGCCTGGGCCAGCGGCTATTTCGCCAAGTCCATTGTCCCGGTGTGCGACCAAAACGGCGTGGTCATTCTCGACCGGGACGAACACGTACGAGCAGACACCACCGTGGAATCGCTGGCCGGTTTGAAGCCCTCGTTCCAGATGATGGGCGAAATGGGCTTCGATAGTGTCGCGCGCGAAAAGTACCACTATGTCGAAAAAATCAATCACGTCCACCACGCCGGCAACTCCTCCGGCATCGTTGATGGCGCCACTGCCCTGCTGATTGGCAGCGGCGCCAAGGGCGAGGCGTTGGGCCTCAAGCCGCGGGCCCGTGTTGTTGCCACGGCCGTGACCAGCACAGACCCCACTATCATGCTGACCGGCCCGGCACCCGCGGCACGTAAAGCGCTGGCCAAAGCGGGCATGACCGTCGATCAGATAGACCTGTTTGAAGTGAACGAAGCCTTCGCCTCTGTGGTGATGCGGTTCCAGAGAGAACTGTCGGTTCCCGATGAAAAAGTGAACGTGAATGGCGGTGCCATCGCCATGGGGCATCCACTCGGCGCAACCGGAGCCATGATCCTGGGCACCCTGCTGGACGAGCTGGAACGCCGGGAGTTGCGTTATGGCCTTGCCACACTCTGCGTTGGCGGCGGCATGGGCATCGCGACCATCATCGAACGCGTCTGAACCCGACACTTTTCCTGCACGGAGAACCAAATATGACAGCCATCCGATACGAACTGGCTTCAGACCAGATTCTGACCCTGACCATCGACATGCCGGGCCAGTCCGCCAACACCATGAACGGAGAGTTCCGTAACGCCCTGTCCGAGGTCGTTGGAAAAGCAAAGGCCGAGCTCGACAACATCCGCGGCGTTATCCTGACGTCCGGCAAGAAAACCTTCTTCGCCGGCGGTGACCTGAATGAACTCCACAAGGTTACTCGCGAAGACGCACAGGCCTTCGAG includes these proteins:
- a CDS encoding late competence development ComFB family protein — translated: MSLRDAIDNFYERLVQDAIDATREDSDTADYLADVMCVALNRLPPRYYRHPIDMLFYLGDDELKGMKEKSLAAVKTARDFVRDHQR
- a CDS encoding acetyl-CoA C-acetyltransferase, with amino-acid sequence MTTEAYIFDAVRTPRGRGKKDGSLHSVKPVTLLTTLLDALKARNNLDTAQVDDIVMGCVTAVGDQGADIAKTAALAADWDEKVAGVTLNRFCASGLEAVNLAAMKVRSGWEDLVVAGGVESMSRVPMGSDGGAWAMDPETNLHTGFMPQGIGADLIATIEGFSRRDVDTFAVRSQQKAAHAWASGYFAKSIVPVCDQNGVVILDRDEHVRADTTVESLAGLKPSFQMMGEMGFDSVAREKYHYVEKINHVHHAGNSSGIVDGATALLIGSGAKGEALGLKPRARVVATAVTSTDPTIMLTGPAPAARKALAKAGMTVDQIDLFEVNEAFASVVMRFQRELSVPDEKVNVNGGAIAMGHPLGATGAMILGTLLDELERRELRYGLATLCVGGGMGIATIIERV